TCACTGCTTTCACTCTCTTCGTCGCTGTCCTCGGGCGTGATGTCGGCGATGGCGTCGCCGAGGCTGCCGTCGAGTTCACCGTCGAGGAACTGGTTGATTGTCTGGTGGATCTCGGTCACGAAGTCCGGGACCTGTTCGGGCATGTCCGTGGGCGGGCCACGGCGGTCGCTGTCAGGGCCTTTCTCGGCAGGCGGGCCAGCGTGAGCGGGCGGTCCCTGAGTTTCGTTGTCGTCAGTTTCGTTTTCCATCACGGCATCCGGAGTCTCGCCGGGCTCGTCGGCATCGCTCTCGTTGTAGCGATCGTCGGCTGCCGTCTCGTTCGCGTGATCGTTCGCCTGTGTCGGTGCGTCCGTGGGTGCGTTGCCTGGCAGGGCTGCCGCCGTTCCGCCGGCGACGAGCGTCACTGCGAGCAACACGCCTATGATCTTGGTGAGTTTCATTGGGTCGCTGCCTCCAGGCCAGGCTATGCAGAGACACCCACATTAACCGGGAACTCGCCGAAGCCGGTTCGACCTCGATTGGCTCCGATTGGCTCGATTTCCACGCTGAAACCGGGTTAAGCGACGATGGATATATGTAGGGGGAACGAATCCCAGGCCACGTCGCGATCGAACTGGCTCCGCTGCGCGCCCGAGTACTTTTGAGCGTTCCCGTTCAATCAGGCGGTATGGAACACGAGGCCACAGTCGAAGGTGTGGGTGTCGGCGTCGGCGACGGCGGTACGGGTGCGCCAGTCGTCCTCCTGCGGGTGCGAGAGGAGCTCGTGCCGATCTTCGTCAGCGCCGACCAGGCCCAGTCGATGCAACTGGCGATCGACGAGGCCCCGTTCGAGCGTCCGCTGACCCACGATCTCCTCATCGAGATGGTCTCGGAGTTCGGCGCGGCGATCGACCGGGTTCGGATCGACGATCTGGCCGACGGGACCTTCTACGCCAAGATCGACGCCGAACAGTACAACGGCGGCGAGCGCAAAGACGCCGTCTTCGACGCCCGCCCCTCCGACGGGATCGCGATCGCGCTCCGGGTCGACTGTCCGATCATCGTCACCGATACGGTCGTCGACGAGGCCGGCCAGCCGCCCGAGGCCTTCGAGGTCGACGCCGACGACCCGGAGGATCTCGGCGACTTCGATTTCTGACCGCAATCGTCACGGCGCTGGGGCGCCTTCTCTCACGTGATGTACGACGCGGTCGTCTTCGACAACGACGGGGTCTTGCTGGAACTCACCGAGCTGGAACCACACTACGACGGTGCTCGGGAAGCTTTCGCCGCCGTCGGGATCGAGGAGCCTGCCGACAGCGACGTCGAGGCGATGAGCATCGGCGTGACGCCGGCGAAACTCGATGACGTCTGCCAGCGCTACGATCTCGATCCAGCCACCTTCTGGCGCGAGCGCGACCGGGCAATCGCACAGCGCCAGCACGAGGAGATGCGCGCCGGGCGAAAGCGTCCCTACGACGATATCAACCACCTCGACGCTCTGGAGTGTCCGCTCGGGGTCGTCAGTTCCAACCAGGACGCGACCGTCGACTTCGCCTTCGAGCACTTCGGCCTCGACCACCACTTCGAGACGGTCTACGGCCGCCCACCGACGGTCGAGAGTCTCCACCGGAAGAAACCTGAACCCTACTATCTCGAACGGGCGCTCTCGGATCTGGGGACTCGCGAGGCGCTGTACGTCGGCGACAGCGAGACCGACGTCGAGGCCGCCCACGCCGCCGGGATCGATTCGGCGTTCGTCCGGCGACCGCACCGTGACGACACCGAGCTGTCGGTGAGTCCCGACTACGAGATCACGGGCCTGGACGAGGTTGTCGATCTGACGACTGCGGGGCGGGCGAGCGACGATTGAAGTTGGCGAAAAAACAGCGGTCGGTGGCTACTTGCCCCACTGACGCTGGTCTTTGGGTCGGTCACCGATAGCCTGGACGTTCAGCGGCTGGTCGGCGCTGTTGATTGCTTCCAGAGCCGCTTCGGCACTTTCCAGCGTCGAGAAGTAGGTAATCGTCTCCTCGACACAGGCTTCGAGGATGTCGCGTTCCCGGGAGACCACGAGGTCGATCTCGCCGTTCTGAATCGCATCGACGATCTCCTCGGTGTCCTCGAAGTCCTCCAGGTCGACGGTCTCGAAGTGCTCCTCGAAGCCGATCACGGGCAGGTCGACTAAGGCTGTGCCTTCCAGGGGAATCGCCTTGCCGACGGCCATCTGGGCCTTCTGGTAGGCCTTGCCGAAGCTCCCGGCGGTGCCCATGACCTCACCAGTCGACTTCATCTCGGGGCCGAGACGCGGATCACTCCCCGGCAGGCGGTCGAACGGCAGGACGACCTCCTTGATCGAGACCTGATCCGGGATCTGTTCCTGGACGTCGAGTTCCTCCAGGGACACGCCGGCCATGACCTGGGCGGCGAGTTTCGCGATCGGGACACCCGTCGTCTTCGAGATGAACGGCACGGTGCGCGAGGAGCGCGGATTGGCTTCGAGCACGTAGACCTCGCCATCGCGAACTGCCAACTGGACGTTCAGCAGGCCGACCGTGTCTAGCGCCTGCGCGATGTCCTCGGTCACCTCGCGGATGCGGGGCATGACGTCTTTGATCTCCTGAGAGCGCGGCGGGATCATACACGCCGAGTCGCCGGAGTGCACACCGGCAGTTTCGACGTGTTCCATGACGCCGCCGATCAGTACGTCCTCGCCGTCGGCGACGGCGTCGACGTCGAGCTCGACGGCGTCGGCGAGGAAGTCGTCGATGAGGATCGGCTTGTCCGGGCTCACTCGTACTGCTTCCTCGATGTAGGTCTTGAGGTCCTCGTCGTTGTAGACGATGTCCATCGCGCGGCCACCCAGGACGTAGCTCGGGCGGACCAGCACGGGATAGCCGATCTCCTGGGCCAGTTCGAGGGCCTCTTCCTCGCTGGTGGCGGAGCCACCCTCGGCCTGGGCGATGCCCAGGTCGTCCATCAGGCGGTTGAAGCGGTCTCGGTCCTCGGCGAGATCCATCGCGTCCACGGACGTACCCATGATTTCACAATCGAGATCCCGGCGCTGTAGCTCCTGTTCGAGCGGGTGGCCGATGTCGACGGAGGTCTGGCCACCGAACTGGACCATCACGCCGTCGGCGTCGGTCGCTTCGATCACGTCGGCGACTTCCTCGGCCGTGACGGGCTCGAAGAACAGCCCGTCGGAGGTGTCGTAGTCCGTCGAGACGGTTTCGGGATTGTTGTTGACGACGTGGGCTTCGATACCCATCTCGCGCAGCGCGCGGACGGCGTGGACCGAACAGTAGTCGAACTCGACGCCCTGGCCGATGCGGATCGGACCGCCGCCGACTACGACGACGCTCTCGACGTCGCGATCGACGAGTAGTTCGTCTCGATCCATCACCGAGTGGGGGTCGCGCGAGGAGTAGTAGTACGGCGTCGTCGCCTTGAACTCGCCCGCACAGGTGTCGACCAGCTTGAAGTCCCGATCGGTCGTCTCGGCGGCGACGGTCTCGACCGTCACGGTGTCCGGAATCGTGGCTCCTCCATCCGCAGCCGCTTCGACTTCCTCGTCGTCGCCGTCTTCGACGTCGGCGGGCAGCCAGGAGTGGTGCGTGTCGTTGAACTCGCCGCCGGCGATGGCGGTGATCTCCTGGTCGGTGAACCCGGCCTGGCCGGCGATCTCGAAGTCGCCATTTTGTGCGGCCTCGGCGGCGTCGGCGACCTGCTCGAAGCGTTCGAGGTACCACTCACGAATTTCGGTCAGGTCGTTGATCTCCGAGACCGTGTAGCCGCGAGAGAACGCCTCGAAGATGGCGTAGGGACGGTCGGGACGTGGCGTCTCCAGATACTCGGCTTCGAGTTCCTCGTCGCCGATGTCTTCCCAGTCGACCGCCGGGTTGTACTCGCTGGAGCGCAGGGCCTTCAGTAGGCTCTCGGGAAAGGTCCGGCCGATGGACATCGCTTCACCAGTCGATTTCATCGCGGGGCCGAGTTCGAAGTCGACGTCGCGGAACTTGTCGACGGGCCAGCGCGGCACCTTCGTGACGATGTAGTCGATCGCGGGCTCGAAGGCGGCGGTGGTCTGGCCGGTGATTTCGTTTTCGATCTCGTGGAGGCGCTTGCCCATCGCGACCTTGGCGGTCACGCGGGCGATCGGGTAGCCAGTCGCTTTCGAGGCCAGCGCGGAAGAGCGCGACACCCGAGGATTGACCTCGACCACCCTGTATTCGCCGCCGGGCGTGCCGTCGTCGCGCCAGGCGTGCTGGATGTTACAGCCGCCCTCGATCCCCAACTCTCGGATGACCTTCAGCGCGGAGTCGCGCATCTCCTGGTGGCCCTCGTCGGGGATGACTTGGGAGGGCGTGACGACGGTGGATTCGCCGGTGTGGATGCCCATCGGGTCGAGGTTCTCCATGTTGCAGATGATGATACAGGAGTCGTCGGCGTCGCGCATGACCTCGTATTCGAGTTCGACCCACCCGTCGATGGACTCGGTGATCATCACTTCGTTGTTCCGCGAGAGGCGCAGCCCCTTGCGGACGGCCTCTTTGAGTTCGTCCATGTCGTCGATGACGCCCGACCCCGCGCCACCCAGCGTGTAGGTCGTGCGCATGATGACCGGCAGCCCCCCCACCTGTTCGACGGCGTCCTCGACCTCGTCCATGGCCTCGATGGTGATCGACTCGGGGACCGGCTCGTCGATCTTCTCCATGCGGTCGCGGAACTGCTCGCGGTCCTCGGTCGCGTAGATCGTGTCGAGGGGCGTGCCCATGACCTCGACGTCGTGCTCTTCGAGGACGCCTTCCTCGGCGAGTTCGGCGGTGACGTTCAGGCCAGTCTGCCCACCCAGCCCGGCGATAACGCCGTCGGGCTGCTCTTTCCTGATGATCTCGGAGATCGCTTCCGTGTTGATGGGTTCGAGGTAGACCTTGTCGGCCATCTCCGGATCGGTCATGATGGTCGCCGGGTTCGAGTTCACGAGGACGACCCGCGCACCCTCCTCCTGGAGCGCGCGACACGCCTGTGCGCCGGAATAGTCGAACTCCGCGGCCTGTCCGATCTGGATCGGCCCACTCCCGATGAGCAGGATTGTGCGGTCTTCGTCGTCTGTCATTGTGCTTCCCGAGTCCGCACATCGTAATAAGCCCGGCGAAGTGTTACGATACTCGTAACCGAATTTCGGAAATCGTAATGTGAACGGGTGGCACGGCCGTGGTCGTCCGTACTGTGAAAGGTTACCACAACCGCGACAACCTACCGTACGTGTGATCTCACGTGAGATTTATCGACGATCCAGTCAATCGTGCGATCACGACGACCAGAGAGTCGACGGTCACGGATTACGGGAAAACGACGATCCCCGCGGAGATCCGTGACGCTCTCGATATCGATCCCTGAGACAAGATCAGATGGACGATCACCGATAATGGGGGCCTGTCGGTCGCGGTCATCAAACAGGAGACCGGAGTTTTCGAGGACTTCGAGCCGGTGTCGCTCGGCGGCGACGGCACTGAGGCCCACAATACGACCGGGGCCGAGCGGTAACCGTTCTTGAGGTATTCGGCGATTGAACGCTGCTGTCGATCCGTTCGATTCGGACTGATGGTGTTTTTCGACGCAATTGCGCCACTTCTGTTGTCGATCGACTGATCCGCGACGGGTTTATTACCTAGTGATATTACTAGGTTATCGATGTCAGCGACCCAGATCCAGCGCGCACGCGACGGCGAGATCACCGCGGAGATGGAGCGCGTCGCCGAGCGCGAGAACCGCAATCGTGAGTTCGTCCGTGAGCAAGTCGCGGCAGGCCAGGCCGTCATCCCGGCCAATCACGGCCACGAGTCGCTCGATCCGATGATCATCGGCCGAGCGTTTTCGACGAAGGTCAACGCCAATATCGGCAACAGCGAGGAGACCAGCGACATCGAGGGCGAACTCGAGAAGCTCCACACGGCGGTCCACTACGGTGCGGACACGGTGATGGACCTCTCGACGGGGAGCGACCTCGACGCGATCCGCGAGGCCAACGTGGAACATTCACCTGTGCCCGTCGGCACCGTCCCGATTTACGAGGTCGTCAAGCGGGCGGGTAGTGCCGCGGATATCACCCACGAACTCCTGCTGGACGTGATCGAGAAACAGGCCGAGCAGGGGGTCGATTACATGACGATTCACGCGGGCGTGCGTATGGAGCACCTTCCGCTGACGGACAGCCGCAAGACGGGGATCGTCTCCCGCGGCGGGTCGATCCTCGCCCAGTGGATCGAGGAGAACGGCATGGAGAACCCCCTCTACACGAAATTCGAAGAGATCTGCGAAATCTTCGCTGAGCACGACGTGACGTTCTCGCTGGGTGACGGTCTGCGTCCGGGGAGTCTGGCCGACGCCAGCGACGAGGCCCAGTTCGCGGAACTCGAAACCCTGGGGGAACTCACTCGAACCGCGTGGGACCACGGCGTGCAGGTCATGGTCGAGGGGCCGGGCCACGTCCCGATGGACGAGATTCGGGACAACGTCGAGAAGCAACAGGAGGTCTGTGACGGTGCGCCGTTCTACGTGCTCGGGCCGCTCGTGACGGACGTCGCGCCGGGCTACGATCACATCACCAGCGCCATCGGTGCGACTGAAGCCGGCCGCGCGGGTGCGGCGATGCTGTGTTACGTCACCCCCAAAGAACATCTCGGGCTCCCCGAACAGGAGGATGTCAGGGATGGGCTGGCGGCCTACCGGATCGCCGCCCACGCCGCCGACGTGGCCAACGACCTTCCAGGGGCTCGGGACTGGGACGACGCGCTCTCGGAAGCGCGGTACGCTTTCGACTGGACCGAGCAGTTCGACCTGGCACTCGACCCCGAACGCGCGAAATCGTTCCACGACCAGACGCTGCCCGGTGACAACTACAAGGAGGCCCGTTTCTGCTCGATGTGCGGGGTCGATTTCTGTTCGATGCGGATCGACCAGGACGCCAGAGACGTCGCGGACGGTGAGATGGACGTGATCGACGAGGAGACCGATCTCACGAACTCGTCCGCTGCCGAAGTGAATTTGCCGCCCGTCGGCACTCACGACACGAGTGGTGTCCCCGAGACGATCGAGATCGACGGCGTGACGTTTACGCCCGAGCGACACGCAGACGACTAGCGTGTCGACGGCCGGTTCGCGAGCGCTCTCGTGCGCGAGTAGTCCAGCCGGGAGAAGCAGTGTCGACGGCCGGTTCGTGAGCGCTCTCGTGCGCGAGTAGTCCAGCCGGGAGAAGCAGTGTCGACGGCCGGCACGGCCGCGCGTTGATGCGCGGCCAGCTCAGCCGGGAGACGTGAATTGTCTTCGTCAGTCTTCGATCGCGACGCCACCGAAGGCGGCGAAGCCTGTGACCACGAGATCGACGTGCTCGTGTTCGTCCTCGCTACGGGCCCGGTCGTCGCTGGCCCCGCCGAAGATCGGGAGCACGTCCAGTTGGACATTCCATTCCCGTGGAGCGACGATTTCGACGCCGCCGAACAGTGCCGTCGTGGAGACGTGGACTGGATGATCTTCGGGGTCAGCGTCGCGGAGATCGAGCGACGCGCCGCCGAACAGCGCGGTCAGATCAGCGCCGGTGAACGCGCCCGACGCGCGTTTTTCGGAGCCGCCGAAGATCCCCAGTGCACTGACGTAGGTTCCTTCGACGCTCTTGGCGCGCGAACGGTACTGACCCAGGATGATCGAGAGCCCGAGCAGGACGATCAACAGCGGCCAGAACTGGACGACCTCCTCGGCAGTGAGGTATTCCAGGGCCACGAGTTGCCAGGCACCGGCGACGCCGACGATGATCAACGGGCCGATCACGTTCCGGAACCCGCTCGCGACGAAGGCGTACACCCCCAGCAGAATGAACAGCGACGGCACGTACGTCCAGAAGACGTCCACGTCCGCGTATCCCGTCGTCTCTGTCAGGAGGACGATCCCGACGACGACGACCAGCGCTCCGAGGACGACCTGTGATGGGAGTCGGCGAGTTTGCATACTTACACCGACGCGCGCTGTTATGATAAATATATGTTAGCGAGTGAGACAGTATCTCGCCAGGTGGGTTCTTCGCCGCCACAGGCCACTGTGGCGGCGTGGAGATGGGCCATATGTCGCCGCGGCGAAGGCCGAACTCGTCTGCCGGATCGCCCGCCGGGCATTCCTCGAAGTCGTGCCACTGGGAACGCAGTTCAGAGCGATCAGCAACCTCGTGAACGTGGTCACCGGCTCGGCCCCGGCGTCGTGTTAATCCTCGATCGTCCACTCTCGATCCCGGCGACACAGAATCCCGTCGAACAGCGATTCGAGCGTCGTGACGGTCTCCTCGTCGACGGCGTCGGGATCGAGGTGGGCGTGGACGTGCCCCTCGGTCGATTCGAGCCGGCTGATGGTCACCTGCAAGAACTTGAACGCCGTCTCGGGATCGACGTACTGGACGAGCGTGGTGAGCGATCCCAGGCAGACGTGTAGTGGTTCCTCGTCGACGCGATCGATCGCGTTGGCAACGTCGATCCCGATCCCCGTCAAGTTCGACGCCGATTCGCGCTCGACGACGACATCCGATCCGAGGGACGCCGGCCGGCTCTGTCTGTGGTCGTCCTCACAGAGATCGAGGATCGTTAGCGACTCACAATCGCTGTCGGCGTGCTCGCGGACGTGTTCGGTGACGACGCGCGGCCGGCGGTTGTACGCGAACACGAGCAGGGAGGGTGGCGCATCGCTTGTTCCGTCGAGCAGCGTGCTACAGGCGGCTTCGCGGTCGGCGTCGAGCGGATCGGCGAACACCAGCAGCGGGGAACACTTGCTGGCGCGTCGTCCGGGACGTTGTGCTAACATGCCACTCGATATGTGTTACCTCTTCCAGGATCCAGATTAATCCTTCGGAATCGGACGTGAAAGAACCACTCCTAGAACACGGTCGCGGCCCCGAAGACGCCGACGAGCGTGACCACTAGCCGGCCAACGCTGCCGACGAACGTCGCTGCGGCGAAGCGATAGTAGTCCTCTTCGAGGACCGAGAACGCGTAGATCGAGATCGTGTCGGGGAAGAAGGGGACACAGAGCGCGAGCGCGAGCCCCACGTAGCCGAATCGCTGGGCGAGCTGGACGGTCTTCTTCTCGGACCACGCGATGATGTCGAATCGTGACTGTCTGACGAAGCGAATGACCGGGCCGGACTGTTTGGCCTCCTGGCCGATGTGGAACGCGAAGACGCTGCCCGCGGCTTTGCCGATGCCGCTGACGAGGATAATGAGCACCAGCGTCACCTCCGTCGAGAAGCCGAGCCGCATCTGGCTCGCTGGCGCGAGGACGACCTCGCTCGGGAGGGGGAGGACGAACGCGATCAGAAACGAGTAGATCCCGATGATACCGAGGCCGAGCGGTCCCGTCGCCGTCTCGACGGCGTCTTTGAGCGTGGCGAACAGACCTTCGAGGAAGCCACCCGAGAGGACCAGTTCGATGGGCACTACCTATCTCTGGGTCAGACGGGGTCCTAAAGCTTCATATTTCGGTTGCGATCAGTACCAGTCCAGATCGGCGACGAACGAACGCAACATCGACCGGGTGACGTGGGGCATACAGACCACGCGCAATTCCCCGGCCTCGGTCTTGGCGACGCGCCAGCCCCGCTCTCGCAACTCCTCGACCAGCGCCACGGAGACGTCGGCCGCGACCAGCGGTAATTCGGGTTCGACGACGTCGTAGCCGCGTTCGCGGAGTTCGGCCGCCAGCCACTCGGCGTTGTCCATCGATCGGTGGTACTGCTCGCGATAGCCCTCGGGCCACAGCGCCTCCATCGCGGCGACGGCGCTGGCGACGCCGGCACCCGAGCGCGTCCCGGTCAGGGTCACCTGTTTCGTCGATTCGAGATACGGCGTGTCGATCGCGAGTTCGTCCAGCAACTCGGGCGAGCGAGCCAGGAGGCCGCCCGCCGGGACCGCGGCCTGGCCGACCTTGTGCGGGTCGATCGTCATGGTGTCGACCGCGGCGTGGCCGAAGTGCCACCGGTGGTCGCTAAAGGGCAGGTAAAAACCGCCCCAGGCGGCGTCGACGTGGAAGAGTGCATCGACGCTGTGGGCCACCTCGGCGAGTTCGGGAATTGGGTCGACGTAGCCGTACTCGGTCGTCCCGGCCACGCCGGCCACGAG
The Halapricum salinum genome window above contains:
- a CDS encoding bifunctional nuclease family protein, with the translated sequence MEHEATVEGVGVGVGDGGTGAPVVLLRVREELVPIFVSADQAQSMQLAIDEAPFERPLTHDLLIEMVSEFGAAIDRVRIDDLADGTFYAKIDAEQYNGGERKDAVFDARPSDGIAIALRVDCPIIVTDTVVDEAGQPPEAFEVDADDPEDLGDFDF
- a CDS encoding HAD family hydrolase is translated as MYDAVVFDNDGVLLELTELEPHYDGAREAFAAVGIEEPADSDVEAMSIGVTPAKLDDVCQRYDLDPATFWRERDRAIAQRQHEEMRAGRKRPYDDINHLDALECPLGVVSSNQDATVDFAFEHFGLDHHFETVYGRPPTVESLHRKKPEPYYLERALSDLGTREALYVGDSETDVEAAHAAGIDSAFVRRPHRDDTELSVSPDYEITGLDEVVDLTTAGRASDD
- a CDS encoding DUF7504 family protein; this encodes MLAQRPGRRASKCSPLLVFADPLDADREAACSTLLDGTSDAPPSLLVFAYNRRPRVVTEHVREHADSDCESLTILDLCEDDHRQSRPASLGSDVVVERESASNLTGIGIDVANAIDRVDEEPLHVCLGSLTTLVQYVDPETAFKFLQVTISRLESTEGHVHAHLDPDAVDEETVTTLESLFDGILCRRDREWTIED
- a CDS encoding YqaA family protein, with translation MPIELVLSGGFLEGLFATLKDAVETATGPLGLGIIGIYSFLIAFVLPLPSEVVLAPASQMRLGFSTEVTLVLIILVSGIGKAAGSVFAFHIGQEAKQSGPVIRFVRQSRFDIIAWSEKKTVQLAQRFGYVGLALALCVPFFPDTISIYAFSVLEEDYYRFAAATFVGSVGRLVVTLVGVFGAATVF
- the mfnA gene encoding tyrosine decarboxylase MfnA; translation: MQRVEPAPQDFDRVLSSMCTEPHPMARQAAERFLATNPGDPATYQEVADLEREAVEMLGTVTGLPDPAGYVTSGGTEANIQAVRIARNRADTDDPNVVVPTHGHFSFWKAADVLGVELRTAPPSDYRADPDVMAELVDADTVLVAGVAGTTEYGYVDPIPELAEVAHSVDALFHVDAAWGGFYLPFSDHRWHFGHAAVDTMTIDPHKVGQAAVPAGGLLARSPELLDELAIDTPYLESTKQVTLTGTRSGAGVASAVAAMEALWPEGYREQYHRSMDNAEWLAAELRERGYDVVEPELPLVAADVSVALVEELRERGWRVAKTEAGELRVVCMPHVTRSMLRSFVADLDWY
- a CDS encoding type II toxin-antitoxin system PrlF family antitoxin — translated: MRFIDDPVNRAITTTRESTVTDYGKTTIPAEIRDALDIDP
- the thiC gene encoding phosphomethylpyrimidine synthase ThiC, which encodes MSATQIQRARDGEITAEMERVAERENRNREFVREQVAAGQAVIPANHGHESLDPMIIGRAFSTKVNANIGNSEETSDIEGELEKLHTAVHYGADTVMDLSTGSDLDAIREANVEHSPVPVGTVPIYEVVKRAGSAADITHELLLDVIEKQAEQGVDYMTIHAGVRMEHLPLTDSRKTGIVSRGGSILAQWIEENGMENPLYTKFEEICEIFAEHDVTFSLGDGLRPGSLADASDEAQFAELETLGELTRTAWDHGVQVMVEGPGHVPMDEIRDNVEKQQEVCDGAPFYVLGPLVTDVAPGYDHITSAIGATEAGRAGAAMLCYVTPKEHLGLPEQEDVRDGLAAYRIAAHAADVANDLPGARDWDDALSEARYAFDWTEQFDLALDPERAKSFHDQTLPGDNYKEARFCSMCGVDFCSMRIDQDARDVADGEMDVIDEETDLTNSSAAEVNLPPVGTHDTSGVPETIEIDGVTFTPERHADD
- a CDS encoding LiaF transmembrane domain-containing protein is translated as MQTRRLPSQVVLGALVVVVGIVLLTETTGYADVDVFWTYVPSLFILLGVYAFVASGFRNVIGPLIIVGVAGAWQLVALEYLTAEEVVQFWPLLIVLLGLSIILGQYRSRAKSVEGTYVSALGIFGGSEKRASGAFTGADLTALFGGASLDLRDADPEDHPVHVSTTALFGGVEIVAPREWNVQLDVLPIFGGASDDRARSEDEHEHVDLVVTGFAAFGGVAIED
- the carB gene encoding carbamoyl-phosphate synthase large subunit gives rise to the protein MTDDEDRTILLIGSGPIQIGQAAEFDYSGAQACRALQEEGARVVLVNSNPATIMTDPEMADKVYLEPINTEAISEIIRKEQPDGVIAGLGGQTGLNVTAELAEEGVLEEHDVEVMGTPLDTIYATEDREQFRDRMEKIDEPVPESITIEAMDEVEDAVEQVGGLPVIMRTTYTLGGAGSGVIDDMDELKEAVRKGLRLSRNNEVMITESIDGWVELEYEVMRDADDSCIIICNMENLDPMGIHTGESTVVTPSQVIPDEGHQEMRDSALKVIRELGIEGGCNIQHAWRDDGTPGGEYRVVEVNPRVSRSSALASKATGYPIARVTAKVAMGKRLHEIENEITGQTTAAFEPAIDYIVTKVPRWPVDKFRDVDFELGPAMKSTGEAMSIGRTFPESLLKALRSSEYNPAVDWEDIGDEELEAEYLETPRPDRPYAIFEAFSRGYTVSEINDLTEIREWYLERFEQVADAAEAAQNGDFEIAGQAGFTDQEITAIAGGEFNDTHHSWLPADVEDGDDEEVEAAADGGATIPDTVTVETVAAETTDRDFKLVDTCAGEFKATTPYYYSSRDPHSVMDRDELLVDRDVESVVVVGGGPIRIGQGVEFDYCSVHAVRALREMGIEAHVVNNNPETVSTDYDTSDGLFFEPVTAEEVADVIEATDADGVMVQFGGQTSVDIGHPLEQELQRRDLDCEIMGTSVDAMDLAEDRDRFNRLMDDLGIAQAEGGSATSEEEALELAQEIGYPVLVRPSYVLGGRAMDIVYNDEDLKTYIEEAVRVSPDKPILIDDFLADAVELDVDAVADGEDVLIGGVMEHVETAGVHSGDSACMIPPRSQEIKDVMPRIREVTEDIAQALDTVGLLNVQLAVRDGEVYVLEANPRSSRTVPFISKTTGVPIAKLAAQVMAGVSLEELDVQEQIPDQVSIKEVVLPFDRLPGSDPRLGPEMKSTGEVMGTAGSFGKAYQKAQMAVGKAIPLEGTALVDLPVIGFEEHFETVDLEDFEDTEEIVDAIQNGEIDLVVSRERDILEACVEETITYFSTLESAEAALEAINSADQPLNVQAIGDRPKDQRQWGK